From one Rubrobacter xylanophilus genomic stretch:
- a CDS encoding carboxyl transferase domain-containing protein gives MASPAAREAIGAVAAGFREFGEEVVSGDPLGWPGYPEKLARARERSGEREAVITGEAQIGRVPVVIVAFDFRFLGGSVGEAAGRRIAGAFERARETRRAVVSLVATGGSRMQEGMRSLVQLQRIADACVRAREEGIPHISVLRGPVTGGIWASLASSADYIIGVRGAEVSFAGSRVREEGEDAAFTAGGKFESGSIDVEVEAGEVPGLLRRVVELLRPAGGEPPAPPEVPRALGFARPPGDPWVAVMRARSPRRPRAEAYLEDYFERRVEISGDRAGGVDAGMLCGFGRRRGRTIAYVAQGGTANTAAGFRTARRLLETAERLQLPVLTLIDTPGASNTAEDEREGIGNAIAELFCTVAGLKVPMTSLVIGEGGSGGALALAARDNLWVTPDAYFAVISPEGAAAIVEKDRSKARKVSEYMKLMPQDLVELGVVRGIARARRRPVRAIRTSYDAVRRWVVRGHSSGKERV, from the coding sequence GTGGCCTCTCCGGCGGCGCGGGAGGCGATAGGGGCGGTAGCCGCGGGCTTCCGGGAGTTCGGGGAGGAGGTGGTCTCGGGGGATCCGCTGGGGTGGCCCGGCTATCCGGAGAAGCTGGCGCGGGCCCGGGAGCGGAGCGGCGAGCGGGAGGCTGTGATCACCGGGGAGGCCCAGATCGGGCGGGTGCCGGTCGTCATCGTCGCCTTCGACTTCCGGTTTCTGGGGGGGTCGGTGGGTGAGGCTGCGGGGCGCAGGATCGCCGGGGCCTTCGAGCGGGCGCGGGAGACCCGCCGGGCGGTCGTCTCGCTCGTGGCCACGGGCGGGAGCAGGATGCAGGAGGGGATGCGCTCGCTCGTCCAACTGCAGAGGATCGCCGACGCCTGCGTGCGGGCACGGGAGGAGGGCATCCCGCACATCAGCGTGCTGCGCGGTCCTGTCACCGGCGGGATATGGGCGTCGCTGGCCTCTTCGGCCGACTACATCATAGGGGTCCGGGGGGCCGAGGTCTCCTTCGCCGGCTCGCGGGTACGGGAGGAAGGAGAGGATGCGGCGTTCACCGCCGGGGGCAAGTTCGAGTCCGGGTCCATAGACGTCGAGGTCGAGGCTGGCGAGGTGCCCGGTCTCCTGAGACGCGTGGTGGAGCTGCTCCGTCCGGCGGGCGGGGAACCGCCCGCTCCTCCCGAGGTGCCGCGGGCGCTCGGGTTCGCCCGGCCGCCGGGGGACCCGTGGGTGGCGGTGATGCGGGCGCGCAGCCCGCGGCGGCCGCGGGCGGAGGCGTACCTCGAGGACTACTTCGAGCGGCGCGTGGAGATCTCCGGCGACCGGGCCGGGGGCGTGGATGCGGGGATGCTCTGCGGCTTCGGGCGGCGGCGCGGGAGGACCATAGCGTACGTCGCGCAGGGCGGGACCGCCAACACCGCCGCCGGCTTCAGGACCGCCCGGAGGCTCCTGGAGACCGCCGAGCGGCTCCAGCTGCCGGTGCTCACCCTCATCGACACCCCGGGGGCGAGCAACACGGCAGAGGACGAGCGGGAGGGCATCGGGAATGCCATCGCCGAGCTCTTCTGCACCGTGGCCGGCCTCAAGGTTCCCATGACCTCGCTGGTCATCGGGGAGGGGGGTTCCGGGGGGGCGCTCGCCCTCGCCGCCCGGGACAACCTCTGGGTCACGCCCGACGCCTACTTCGCCGTCATCTCCCCGGAGGGGGCGGCCGCCATAGTGGAGAAAGACCGCTCGAAGGCCCGCAAGGTCTCCGAGTACATGAAGCTCATGCCGCAGGATCTGGTAGAGCTCGGTGTGGTCCGCGGAATCGCGCGGGCCCGGCGCCGGCCGGTGCGGGCCATCAGGACGTCCTACGATGCGGTTCGAAGGTGGGTAGTGAGAGGTCATTCTTCGGGGAAGGAGCGAGTTTGA
- the dctP gene encoding TRAP transporter substrate-binding protein DctP has product MWRLALSLVLAAGLVVGCGGAGGGDQEEGQAVTLRLSHQWPQATTEEGDFRAVLAERFAQRVEERTGGQVKIRIYPNASLVEPTEQYKAITQGALDMSVFPLDYASGEVPQFSITLMPALVQSHAQAQNWKEAEIGRRIEQIAEENGIKILTWIWNAGGIGVRQGDPVVSPEDVDRGAVARAAGPRVEQMLRRAGYSITSMPSSEIYNAMQTGVLDVAVTSASSFCSYRIYEVTEAYTSPTENTFWFMFEPLIIGTEQFNQLTPEQQEIFEEVGAELQQFAYEASEQDDAQCEQQFRDAGVTVATMDDAAFEQWREISQPVWEDFSREVEGGQELMELARKVPAE; this is encoded by the coding sequence ATGTGGCGGCTGGCGTTGAGCCTCGTTCTCGCAGCCGGGCTGGTCGTCGGCTGCGGCGGAGCTGGGGGCGGGGATCAGGAAGAAGGTCAGGCGGTCACGCTGCGGCTCTCGCACCAGTGGCCGCAGGCCACCACCGAGGAGGGTGACTTCCGGGCCGTGCTGGCCGAGCGGTTCGCCCAGAGGGTCGAGGAGCGGACCGGCGGTCAGGTGAAGATCCGGATCTATCCCAACGCCTCGCTCGTCGAGCCGACCGAGCAGTACAAGGCCATAACCCAGGGCGCGCTCGACATGTCCGTCTTCCCCCTCGACTACGCCTCCGGGGAGGTGCCGCAGTTCAGCATCACCCTCATGCCGGCCCTGGTGCAGAGCCACGCCCAGGCCCAGAACTGGAAAGAGGCCGAGATAGGGCGAAGGATCGAGCAGATCGCCGAGGAGAACGGGATCAAGATCCTCACCTGGATCTGGAATGCCGGCGGCATCGGGGTCCGGCAGGGTGATCCCGTGGTCTCTCCGGAGGATGTGGACCGGGGTGCCGTAGCCCGGGCCGCCGGACCGCGGGTGGAGCAGATGCTCAGGAGAGCCGGCTACAGCATAACCAGCATGCCCTCCTCGGAGATCTACAACGCCATGCAGACCGGCGTGCTGGACGTGGCCGTCACCTCCGCCTCCTCCTTCTGCTCCTACAGGATCTACGAGGTGACCGAGGCCTACACTTCTCCCACCGAGAACACCTTCTGGTTCATGTTCGAGCCCCTGATCATCGGGACCGAGCAGTTCAACCAGCTCACCCCCGAGCAGCAGGAGATCTTCGAGGAGGTCGGAGCCGAGCTGCAGCAGTTCGCCTACGAGGCCTCGGAGCAAGACGACGCCCAGTGCGAACAGCAATTCCGGGATGCAGGGGTCACGGTGGCCACGATGGACGACGCCGCCTTCGAGCAGTGGCGGGAGATCTCTCAACCGGTATGGGAGGACTTCTCCCGGGAGGTCGAGGGTGGTCAGGAACTGATGGAGCTCGCCCGCAAGGTGCCCGCCGAATAA
- a CDS encoding TRAP transporter small permease subunit — MSSGSGRFFLLRWIGWVSEVSGYISGLLIFASTLIICYAVLLRALGFSTVWQTELTIYLLMFVTFIGGAYGLKHDEHVNVDLLINRLPVRAASLLKLVAALLSLVVIAVVAWRSGMMWLEATEKGWRSGTAWNPPLTYPYAILPIGMALIALQYVVIMVELVRQVITGEEKRVSPEEEERARAERARIQGL, encoded by the coding sequence TTGTCTAGTGGCTCTGGCAGGTTCTTCCTGCTGCGGTGGATAGGCTGGGTCTCCGAGGTCTCAGGCTACATAAGCGGCCTCCTGATCTTCGCCTCCACCCTCATCATCTGCTACGCGGTGCTGCTCCGGGCGCTCGGGTTCTCGACGGTCTGGCAGACCGAGCTCACCATATACCTGCTGATGTTCGTCACCTTCATCGGCGGCGCTTACGGCCTGAAGCATGACGAGCACGTCAACGTGGACCTCCTCATAAACCGGCTGCCGGTCAGGGCTGCGAGCCTGCTGAAGCTGGTCGCCGCCCTCCTCTCCCTGGTGGTGATAGCGGTCGTCGCCTGGCGATCGGGGATGATGTGGCTGGAGGCCACCGAGAAGGGCTGGCGCTCCGGCACCGCCTGGAACCCACCGCTCACGTACCCGTACGCCATCCTGCCGATCGGCATGGCGCTCATCGCGCTGCAGTACGTGGTCATCATGGTGGAGCTCGTGCGGCAGGTGATTACCGGGGAGGAGAAAAGAGTCTCTCCCGAGGAAGAAGAGCGGGCCAGGGCGGAGAGAGCGAGGATCCAGGGCTTATGA
- a CDS encoding TRAP transporter large permease → MSSFATGIFIVVALLALLATGMPIAFALGLTALLAVLLFLGPAQLDFFGDFVFNSLNNFTLLAIPLFIFMGAVFGGSKASEDLFEAGHMWLSRVRGGLAMSSVVASALFAALCGSSAATAAAIGKVAIPEMRKRGYTNRVSTGAVVAGGTLGILIPPSVTLILYGIATEQSIGQLFMGGVVPGLLITLFFCVWISIAILLERRGVVAARSGTQEVENIAEVESFPWKERFKILLKVVPFIALIAGVLGALYLGFATPSEAAAVGAFLALVLVTVMYRSMTWKRFSEILLESTGESTMVMMIVAFSAVLGTVMSFLAIPQDLALLIAELEINRWWIMFIINVFLLVLGFFLPPVSIILMVTPVLFPIITALEFDPIWFGVIMTINMEMGLITPPVGLNLYVVKGIAPDIPLSDILIGSIPYVVILGLSLVFFSFFPGLITWLPETLFAR, encoded by the coding sequence ATGAGCTCCTTCGCGACCGGCATCTTCATCGTGGTGGCGCTGCTGGCACTGCTCGCCACAGGCATGCCCATCGCCTTCGCCCTGGGCCTGACTGCTCTGCTCGCGGTCTTGCTCTTCCTGGGTCCGGCGCAGCTCGATTTCTTCGGGGACTTCGTCTTCAACTCGCTGAACAACTTCACGCTGCTGGCGATACCGTTGTTCATCTTCATGGGGGCCGTCTTCGGGGGCTCCAAGGCCAGCGAGGACCTGTTCGAGGCCGGTCACATGTGGCTGAGCAGGGTCCGCGGCGGGCTCGCCATGAGCAGCGTCGTCGCCTCGGCGCTCTTCGCGGCGCTGTGCGGTTCCAGCGCAGCGACGGCGGCCGCCATCGGGAAGGTCGCGATCCCCGAGATGAGAAAGCGCGGCTACACCAACCGCGTCTCCACCGGAGCGGTGGTGGCGGGCGGGACGCTGGGCATCCTCATCCCCCCGAGCGTGACCCTGATCCTCTACGGCATCGCCACCGAGCAGTCCATCGGCCAGCTCTTCATGGGCGGCGTCGTGCCCGGCCTCCTGATAACCCTGTTCTTCTGCGTCTGGATCTCCATAGCCATCCTGCTGGAGCGGCGGGGCGTGGTCGCGGCGCGCAGCGGCACGCAGGAAGTCGAGAACATCGCGGAGGTGGAGAGCTTCCCCTGGAAGGAGCGCTTCAAGATACTGCTGAAGGTGGTGCCCTTCATCGCGCTCATCGCGGGCGTGCTCGGCGCGCTCTACCTGGGGTTCGCCACCCCCAGCGAGGCCGCAGCCGTGGGAGCCTTCCTCGCCCTGGTGCTGGTGACCGTGATGTACCGCTCGATGACCTGGAAGAGGTTCTCGGAAATCCTGCTCGAATCCACCGGGGAGAGCACGATGGTCATGATGATCGTCGCCTTCTCCGCGGTGCTCGGCACCGTCATGAGCTTCCTCGCCATACCGCAGGATCTCGCCCTGCTCATCGCCGAGCTCGAGATAAACCGCTGGTGGATCATGTTCATCATCAACGTGTTCCTGCTCGTGCTGGGCTTCTTCCTCCCACCCGTCTCGATAATCCTGATGGTCACGCCGGTCCTGTTCCCCATCATCACGGCGCTCGAGTTCGACCCGATCTGGTTCGGCGTGATCATGACCATAAACATGGAGATGGGCCTGATCACACCCCCCGTCGGCCTCAATCTCTACGTGGTGAAGGGCATAGCCCCGGACATACCGCTCTCGGACATCCTCATCGGCTCGATACCCTACGTGGTGATCCTCGGCCTCTCCCTCGTGTTCTTCTCTTTCTTCCCCGGCCTGATCACCTGGTTGCCGGAGACGCTGTTCGCCCGGTAG
- a CDS encoding GntR family transcriptional regulator gives MEDLTRPSFAQKIARVLADEIVERRLLPGQKLREQALAERFGTSRAPIREALYLLGQEGLVERTPRRGTVVKRYSPREVEEVYRIRILLEEMALRRACDGLGMVRRAAAALGPVLEDMEASRKDARRYHELNVLFHRTLVEVSGSPVLPPVYTQIEGPLRMFLRLSVMSREDVEKSIEDHRRILAAVAEGDAERAARILGAHELAGMNRALEAMRESG, from the coding sequence TTGGAAGACCTCACAAGACCCTCTTTCGCCCAGAAGATAGCGCGGGTGCTGGCAGATGAGATCGTGGAGCGGCGTCTTTTGCCGGGTCAGAAGCTGCGGGAGCAGGCGCTGGCCGAGCGGTTCGGGACCAGCCGTGCGCCCATCCGGGAGGCGCTTTACCTGCTCGGCCAGGAGGGGCTGGTGGAGCGCACGCCGCGCAGGGGAACGGTCGTCAAGAGGTACTCGCCACGGGAGGTGGAGGAGGTCTACCGGATAAGGATCCTGTTGGAGGAGATGGCTCTGCGGCGGGCGTGCGACGGGCTCGGGATGGTCCGGCGGGCTGCGGCGGCGCTCGGGCCGGTGCTGGAGGACATGGAGGCGAGTCGCAAGGACGCCCGGCGCTACCACGAGCTGAACGTGCTGTTCCACAGGACGCTGGTGGAGGTCTCCGGAAGCCCCGTGCTTCCGCCCGTCTACACCCAGATAGAGGGGCCTCTGAGGATGTTCCTCAGGCTCTCGGTGATGAGCCGTGAGGACGTGGAGAAATCCATAGAGGACCACCGCAGGATCCTGGCGGCCGTCGCCGAAGGAGATGCGGAGCGCGCCGCCAGGATCCTCGGGGCTCACGAGCTGGCCGGGATGAACCGGGCGCTCGAGGCCATGCGCGAGAGCGGGTAG
- a CDS encoding bifunctional DedA family/phosphatase PAP2 family protein, giving the protein MDPTSEVISLLSRYGYLVVFFGVMAESAGIPLPGETILLAAGALAQRGVLDPADVLLFGFLGAVVGDQLGYWIGRRGGRRFVLRWGRRFALTPERLAAAERFFGRHGGKAVFLARFVAGLRVFGALVAGIGRMRWGTFFVFNALGGAVWASAAVLAGYLLGGSLALAERWAGRASILLALAAGAAVLLYLLYRWLRGHRELLESIAGRLMEGLPGAFLRSGAGRWLVRRLSPGEVYGLTLTAGLLLAGLFSWAFGGIVEDVVTRDPLVRVDLSVLRFVHAHGEPGLTAAVLVFEALFSPEVLLPAAALAGLGLLLLAGRSGASSRTELSGAVLLASALGTGALVWLFKLFFDRPRPPAALQLVHETGQGFPSGHAMAAFTVGAALCYAVFLRGPGSRLGSWRAKVRVVVLWVATVFLVGAGRVYTGAHYPSDVLAGWALGGAWASVCITSGEVFRRLRAAKAFRREDAR; this is encoded by the coding sequence GTGGACCCGACAAGCGAGGTGATCTCGCTTCTCTCCCGCTACGGTTACCTGGTGGTCTTCTTCGGGGTGATGGCGGAGAGCGCCGGCATTCCGCTGCCGGGGGAGACGATCCTGCTCGCCGCGGGCGCGCTGGCCCAGCGGGGGGTCCTGGACCCGGCGGACGTCCTGCTCTTCGGCTTTCTCGGCGCGGTGGTCGGCGACCAGCTCGGCTACTGGATCGGGCGCAGGGGAGGGCGGAGGTTCGTCCTGCGCTGGGGCCGCCGCTTCGCCCTCACCCCGGAGCGGCTCGCCGCCGCCGAGCGGTTCTTCGGGCGCCACGGCGGCAAGGCGGTGTTCCTGGCCCGCTTCGTGGCGGGCTTGCGGGTGTTCGGGGCCCTGGTCGCGGGGATAGGACGGATGCGGTGGGGGACCTTCTTCGTGTTCAACGCCCTGGGCGGGGCGGTCTGGGCCTCGGCCGCCGTCCTTGCCGGGTACCTGCTCGGCGGCAGCCTGGCGCTGGCCGAGCGTTGGGCGGGGAGGGCCAGCATCCTGCTGGCCCTCGCGGCCGGAGCGGCGGTGTTGCTTTATCTACTGTATCGCTGGCTGCGGGGACACCGCGAGCTTCTGGAGAGCATCGCCGGGCGACTCATGGAGGGGCTTCCCGGGGCGTTCTTGCGCAGCGGGGCCGGCCGCTGGCTCGTGCGCCGGCTCTCTCCCGGCGAGGTCTACGGGCTGACCCTCACCGCCGGGCTCTTGCTCGCCGGGTTGTTCTCCTGGGCCTTCGGCGGGATAGTGGAGGACGTGGTCACCCGGGACCCGCTCGTCCGGGTGGACCTGTCCGTCCTGCGCTTCGTCCACGCCCACGGCGAGCCGGGCCTCACGGCCGCCGTGTTGGTATTCGAGGCGCTCTTCTCCCCGGAGGTTCTCCTCCCCGCTGCGGCGCTGGCCGGGCTGGGGCTCCTCCTGCTCGCCGGCCGGAGCGGCGCTTCGTCGCGGACGGAGCTCTCGGGGGCGGTGCTGCTCGCCTCCGCCCTCGGGACCGGGGCTCTGGTCTGGCTCTTCAAACTCTTCTTCGACCGGCCCCGGCCCCCGGCCGCCCTCCAGCTGGTTCACGAGACGGGGCAGGGGTTCCCGAGCGGGCACGCCATGGCTGCCTTCACGGTTGGAGCGGCCCTGTGCTACGCGGTCTTCCTGCGGGGGCCGGGGAGCAGGCTCGGCTCCTGGCGGGCGAAGGTCAGGGTGGTGGTCCTGTGGGTCGCCACGGTGTTCCTCGTGGGGGCCGGGCGGGTCTACACCGGGGCCCACTATCCCAGCGACGTGCTCGCCGGGTGGGCCCTCGGCGGGGCGTGGGCCTCGGTTTGCATCACCTCCGGGGAGGTCTTCCGGCGGCTGCGCGCGGCGAAGGCCTTCCGTAGAGAGGATGCGAGGTAG
- a CDS encoding phosphatase PAP2 family protein, producing MMGRLREIMPGSLTPIFGRMTLAAAVWLVAGLGLSAFVIWAFAGMAEEVVEGDTRRFDREVLLWIHAHFPPWLEGPMRAITALGYYRVVLPLLFVSAAAFYLRGWRLSAVLLAVSTAGGMFLTTVLKAVFQRSRPELFQNGYEAGFYSFPSGHATVAVGFYGMLTLILAYRARGALRWTIAALGAALVVLIGFSRLYLGVHYPTDVLAGYLSAPLWVVFVGVLYAAWLSVRGLRRKGG from the coding sequence ATGATGGGCAGGCTGCGGGAGATCATGCCGGGCTCGCTCACCCCCATCTTCGGGCGGATGACGCTCGCGGCGGCTGTGTGGCTCGTTGCGGGGCTCGGGCTCTCGGCCTTCGTGATCTGGGCGTTCGCCGGGATGGCCGAGGAGGTCGTCGAGGGCGACACCCGCCGGTTCGACCGGGAGGTGCTGCTGTGGATCCACGCCCACTTCCCACCCTGGCTGGAGGGTCCGATGCGCGCCATCACCGCGCTCGGCTACTACCGGGTGGTGCTCCCGCTGCTTTTCGTCTCGGCGGCGGCCTTCTACCTGCGGGGCTGGCGGCTCTCCGCCGTGCTGCTCGCGGTCTCCACGGCCGGGGGCATGTTCCTCACCACGGTGCTGAAGGCCGTCTTCCAGCGCTCGCGGCCGGAGCTCTTCCAGAACGGCTACGAGGCGGGCTTCTACTCGTTCCCCAGCGGCCACGCCACCGTCGCCGTCGGCTTCTACGGGATGCTGACCCTGATCCTGGCCTACCGGGCGCGCGGGGCGCTGCGCTGGACGATAGCCGCCCTCGGCGCGGCCCTGGTGGTCCTGATCGGCTTCTCCCGACTCTACCTGGGGGTCCACTACCCGACGGACGTGCTGGCCGGCTACCTCTCGGCGCCGCTGTGGGTGGTGTTCGTGGGCGTCCTGTACGCGGCCTGGCTCTCGGTGCGGGGGCTCCGGAGAAAGGGCGGCTAG
- the polX gene encoding DNA polymerase/3'-5' exonuclease PolX, whose protein sequence is MQNADIARALETIAILLEIRGEEHYRVLAYQRAAESVAAAGTPVAELEDPRSLPNVGGTTARVINDLAQNRTPEILAELAEEIPAGLVELTRLPGVGPRTAGRLWRELGVTRVEEVAALKEGSIAALKGFGKKSEEAILRAARSHTSREQRMLLDEAAAAAERLLEFVRSHPAAGRVEVAGSLRRQKETVGDLNLVAASEDPKALVEAFAAAPFVEEVTSRGATGVSVVCAGGVEAELRVVSPEGFGSLLQHFTGSRAHNAALRERAERRGLSLSEYGLGEAGGGRYEPLRTEEELYARLGLRYIEPELREDRGEIEAAERGELPELVEVRDIRGDLHVHTNYSDGKGTVESMAEAAIELGYEYLVFCDHSQSLRVANGLSPGRLEEKMRAVRRADERYPEIHLLCGAEVDILRDGSLDYEDAVLAELDFVVASVHTAFRMAGGPMTDRIVRAMHNPHVRAIGHPTGRLLNRRDPYAVDVSRLIREAAATNTALELNAYPDRLDLSVPHAREAVRAGVRLTIDTDAHDERALSFMRFGVAQARRAWVERQSVVNCLPWPEFEAYLREGK, encoded by the coding sequence GTGCAGAACGCAGACATAGCGCGCGCCCTCGAGACGATAGCCATCCTCCTGGAGATCCGGGGCGAGGAGCACTACAGGGTGCTCGCCTACCAGCGGGCCGCCGAGTCGGTCGCGGCCGCGGGAACCCCGGTGGCAGAGCTCGAAGATCCCCGCAGCCTCCCCAACGTCGGCGGAACCACCGCCCGCGTGATAAACGACCTCGCGCAGAACAGGACCCCCGAGATCCTGGCCGAGCTGGCCGAGGAGATCCCGGCGGGCCTGGTGGAGCTGACCCGCCTTCCAGGGGTGGGACCGCGCACGGCGGGGAGACTCTGGCGTGAGCTCGGGGTGACGCGCGTGGAGGAGGTCGCCGCCCTGAAGGAGGGCAGCATCGCCGCGCTGAAGGGCTTCGGCAAAAAGAGCGAGGAGGCCATCCTGCGGGCCGCCCGCAGCCACACCTCGCGGGAGCAGCGGATGCTGCTCGACGAAGCCGCCGCCGCGGCGGAGCGATTGCTGGAGTTCGTCCGCTCGCACCCGGCGGCCGGGCGGGTGGAGGTGGCCGGTTCCCTGCGGCGCCAGAAGGAGACCGTCGGCGACCTGAACCTCGTCGCCGCGAGCGAAGACCCGAAGGCCCTCGTCGAGGCCTTCGCGGCCGCCCCGTTCGTGGAGGAGGTCACCTCCCGCGGCGCCACCGGGGTCTCCGTCGTCTGCGCCGGCGGCGTGGAGGCGGAGCTGCGGGTAGTCTCCCCCGAAGGGTTCGGCTCGCTCCTGCAGCACTTCACCGGGAGCCGCGCGCACAACGCGGCGCTGCGCGAGCGGGCGGAGAGGCGGGGCCTGAGCCTCTCGGAATACGGGCTGGGCGAGGCCGGGGGTGGCCGCTACGAGCCCCTGCGGACGGAGGAGGAGCTCTACGCGCGGCTGGGGCTCAGGTACATAGAGCCCGAGCTGCGAGAGGATCGCGGCGAGATAGAGGCTGCAGAGAGGGGAGAGTTGCCGGAGCTCGTGGAGGTGCGGGACATCCGGGGAGACCTGCACGTCCACACCAACTACTCCGACGGCAAGGGCACCGTAGAGAGCATGGCCGAGGCCGCCATAGAGCTGGGCTACGAGTACCTCGTCTTCTGCGACCACTCGCAGAGCCTGCGCGTGGCGAACGGCCTCTCCCCCGGCAGGCTGGAGGAGAAGATGAGGGCCGTCCGCCGGGCCGACGAGCGCTACCCGGAGATCCACCTACTGTGCGGCGCGGAGGTGGACATCCTGCGCGACGGCTCGCTGGACTACGAGGACGCCGTGCTCGCCGAGCTGGACTTCGTCGTCGCCTCGGTGCACACCGCCTTCCGGATGGCCGGGGGCCCGATGACCGACCGGATCGTCCGCGCCATGCACAACCCCCACGTCCGCGCCATCGGCCACCCCACCGGCCGCCTCCTGAACCGCCGTGATCCCTACGCGGTAGACGTCTCCCGCCTCATCCGTGAGGCCGCCGCCACGAACACCGCCCTGGAGCTGAACGCCTACCCCGACCGCCTCGACCTCTCCGTCCCCCACGCCCGCGAGGCGGTGCGCGCCGGGGTCAGGCTGACCATCGACACCGACGCCCACGACGAGCGGGCCCTCTCGTTCATGAGGTTCGGCGTCGCCCAGGCCCGCCGCGCCTGGGTGGAGCGGCAGAGCGTCGTAAACTGCCTGCCCTGGCCGGAGTTCGAGGCGTACCTCAGGGAGGGCAAGTGA
- the trxB gene encoding thioredoxin-disulfide reductase: MPQQYDVVVIGSGPAGYTAALYAARASLRTLVFQGFEAGGQLMLTTDVENYPGYPEGVTGPEMMEDFEKQAARFGAEMRPDNVGRVDFSGRPFRLWAEGEEEPVLARAVIVATGAKARWLGLPGEQRLMGRGVSGCATCDGFFFKDKRVAVVGGGDTAMEEALFLSRYASEVVIIHRRDEFRASKIMLGRARKNPKISFITDTVVTDVLGEDAVEGLSLRNVKTGEESTLEVEGFFVAIGHDPATEIFRGQLEMDEGGYILQKEHTMTSVPGVFAAGDVADRRYRQAVTAAGDGCRAAIDAERWLEAQGEAEEAEDPGVWTAEKDRSAAGSG; this comes from the coding sequence ATGCCCCAGCAGTACGACGTGGTGGTAATAGGATCCGGCCCCGCGGGCTACACCGCGGCGCTCTACGCGGCCCGGGCCAGCCTGAGGACGCTGGTCTTCCAGGGGTTCGAGGCCGGGGGTCAGCTCATGCTCACCACCGACGTGGAGAACTACCCCGGCTACCCCGAGGGGGTCACCGGTCCCGAGATGATGGAGGACTTCGAGAAGCAGGCCGCCCGCTTCGGGGCCGAGATGCGCCCGGACAACGTGGGGCGGGTGGACTTCTCCGGTCGGCCCTTCAGGCTGTGGGCCGAGGGGGAGGAGGAGCCGGTGCTCGCCCGGGCGGTCATCGTGGCCACGGGGGCGAAGGCCCGGTGGCTCGGTCTCCCCGGCGAGCAGCGCCTCATGGGTCGGGGGGTGAGCGGCTGCGCCACCTGCGACGGCTTCTTCTTCAAGGACAAGAGGGTCGCCGTGGTCGGCGGCGGGGACACCGCGATGGAGGAGGCGCTCTTCCTCAGCCGCTACGCCTCGGAGGTCGTGATCATCCACCGGCGCGACGAGTTCCGAGCCTCCAAGATAATGCTGGGCCGCGCGAGGAAGAACCCGAAGATCTCCTTCATCACCGACACGGTGGTCACGGACGTGCTGGGCGAGGACGCGGTGGAGGGCCTGAGCCTGAGGAACGTGAAGACCGGCGAGGAGAGCACGCTGGAGGTGGAGGGCTTCTTCGTCGCCATCGGCCACGACCCGGCAACGGAGATCTTCCGGGGGCAGCTGGAGATGGACGAGGGCGGCTACATCCTCCAGAAGGAGCACACGATGACGAGCGTGCCCGGGGTGTTCGCCGCCGGGGACGTCGCCGACCGGCGCTACCGGCAGGCGGTCACCGCTGCGGGGGACGGCTGCCGGGCGGCGATCGACGCCGAGCGGTGGCTGGAGGCGCAGGGCGAGGCCGAGGAGGCCGAGGACCCCGGCGTGTGGACCGCGGAGAAGGACCGGAGCGCCGCGGGGAGCGGCTAG